The following are encoded in a window of Clarias gariepinus isolate MV-2021 ecotype Netherlands chromosome 8, CGAR_prim_01v2, whole genome shotgun sequence genomic DNA:
- the LOC128529051 gene encoding glutamate--cysteine ligase catalytic subunit-like codes for MGLLSQGSPLNWTETRKYADHVRKHGILQFLNIYNKVKDRQKDVLKWGDEVEYMLVQLDKKNEKACLVLNGNKLLETLQEKGENVNPNHPTLWRPEYGSYMIEGTPGQPYGETLSEFNTVEDNMGKRRKEASSVLNKDETLCTITSFPRLGCPGFTKPEYRPAPVEKGVSRSLFFPDQAINKHPRFSTITRNVFHRRGERVVINVPIFKDKNTPTPFVETFPEDDGGAVRAALPDHIYMDASGFGMGNCCLQVTFQACNIGEARYLYDQLATFCPIMMALSAASPFYRGYVSDIDCRWGVNSASADDRTREERGLEPLKNNKFRIHKSRFDSIDSYLSFFGDKYNDIELTKDDDIYSQLLDAGIDRLLAQHIAHLFIRDPLSLFEETLHLDDEDETEHFENLQSTNWQTMRFKPPHPNTDMGWRVEFRPMEVQLTDFENAAYVVFVVLLTRVILSYKLDFLIPLSKVDENIKVAQKRNAVQEDLFYFRRDIFKGCTPSFDSTAAQNGVGTNEDHEEYTLMSIDTIINGKEGVFPGIVPILNCYLENMEVDVKTRCTILNYLKLIKKRASGELMTMARWMREFVAKHPEYKKDSVITDKINYDLLSKCDRIAKGEEQCPELIGDPASTTRP; via the exons ATGGGCTTGCTGTCTCAAGGCTCCCCGCTTAACTGGACAGAAACCAGGAAATATGCCGACCATGTCAGGAAACACGGCATTCTGCAGTTTCTCAACATCTACAACAAGGTGAAGGATAGGCAGAAGGATGTGCTAAAATGGGGAGATGAG gTGGAATACATGTTGGTCCAACTAGataagaaaaatgaaaaggCATGTCTGGTTCTGAATGGTAACAAATTATTGGAGACACTGCAAGAAAAGGGAGAAAATGTCAACCCCAA CCATCCGACGCTGTGGAGGCCAGAGTATGGCAGCTACATGATCGAGGGCACTCCAGGACAGCCTTATGGTGAGACATTGTCCGAGTTCAATACTGTAGAAGACAACATGGGCAAACGGAGGAAGGAGGCTTCTTCTGTACTCAACAAGGATGAGACTCTGTGCACTATCACATCATTCCCCAG GTTGGGTTGCCCGGGTTTCACAAAACCAGAATATAGGCCGGCACCTGTTGAAAAAGGAGTCAGCAGGTCCCTCTTCTTCCCCGATCAGGCCATCAACAAACATCCTCGGTTCAG CACTATAACCAGGAACGTTTTTCACAGAAGGGGGGAGAGGGTGGTCATCAATGTCCCAA tctttaaagataaaaacacTCCAACTCCATTTGTGGAGACATTTCCAGAGGACGATGGAGGGGCAGTGAGAGCAGCCCTGCCTGACCACATCTACATGGATGCCTCAGGCTTTGGAATGGGAAACTGCTGTCTACAG GTCACATTTCAAGCTTGTAACATCGGTGAGGCTCGATACCTGTATGACCAGCTGGCCACATTCTGCCCCATAATG ATGGCCCTCAGTGCTGCTTCTCCCTTCTACCGAGGCTACGTCTCAGATATTGACTGCCGATGGGGTGTTAACTCAGCCTCTGCGGATGACCGGACTCGGGAAGAACGAGGGCTGGAG CCTTTGAAAAACAACAAGTTCAGGATCCACAAGTCAAGATTTGATTCCATTGACAGctacctttctttttttggggacAAATACAATGATATAGAATTGACGAAAGATGATGACATCTACAGTCAGCTCCTTGATGCAG GCATTGACAGATTACTGGCCCAGCACATTGCCCACCTCTTTATTCGTGACCCATTGTCCCTCTTTGAGGAGACGCTACATTTGGATGATGAGGATGAAACAGAACACTTTGAG AATCTTCAGTCCACTAATTGGCAGACCATGAGGTTCAAACCACCTCATCCAAATACTGACATGGGATGGCGAGTAGAGTTCCGGCCCATGgag GTTCAGTTAACTGACTTTGAGAACGCTGCATATGTTGTGTTCGTTGTTCTCCTTACACGAGTGATCCTTTCCTACAAGTTAGACTTCCTCATTCCCCTGTCaaag gtTGATGAGAATATAAAAGTTGCACAGAAACGAAATGCGGTACAAGAAGACCTTTTTTATTTCAGGAGGGATATCTTTAAAG GCTGTACCCCTTCCTTTGACTCCACAGCTGCACAAAATGGTGTTGGGACTAATGAAGATCATGAGGAGTACACACTGATGAGCATTGATACAATAATTAACGGCAAG GAGGGAGTGTTCCCAGGAATTGTACCAATTCTAAACTGCTACCTGGAGAATATGGAGGTTGATGTGAAAACACGCTGCACCATCTTGAACTACCTGAAGCTCATTAAGAAGCGAGCATCAG GAGAGCTGATGACCATGGCAAGGTGGATGAGGGAATTTGTTGCTAAGCATCCAGAGTACAAGAAAGACAGCGTGATAACTGACAAAATAAACTATGATCTGCTTTCTAAGTGCGACCGAATTGCCAAGGGGGAGGAGCAGTGCCCTGAACTGATTGGTGACCCAGCTTCAACCACCAGGCCTTGA